DNA from Rosa rugosa chromosome 6, drRosRugo1.1, whole genome shotgun sequence:
GCCCCTAGCTATCTCATGTTTCCTATTCTCTCTTTTCTCAATCTCAAGCATTTGGAGGAATAAAATTAGAACCAATacttggagaagaagaagaaaaaagtgtaTATTACCCTCATCTCTTTTCTCAGTCTCAAACACTCGGAACCAACACGACTCTTGTTGTGTTTTCTCTCTCTGAAAATGAGCCAGTGTGTTCCCAGCTGGGATCTTGATAACAGTAGTCCATCGCCACCGCCGAGGCTCTCTCTTCGTTCTCACTCCAATTCCACCGCTCCTGATGTTCCCATGTacctacctctctctctctctatctctctctctctcgaacaacgtactgatctctctctctctctcgaacaaCGTACTGATAAAATATTTGTATGCAGGTTGGACTATGAGGTAGCAGAGCTGACATGGGAAAATGGCCAGGTGGCCATGCACGGCTTGGGTCTACCGCGCTTGCCTTCCAAACCAGCATCCTGGGACAAGCCACGCGCTACTGGTACTCTGGAGTCCATAGTCAACCAAGCCACCTGTACTTTGCCTCGGTTTTCCAAGCCTCCCTTTGATAACACCATCACTTCTGCCACTGGTGGTGGTGCTAAAGAAGTAGTGACCTGGTTTGATCATCTCCGTCGTGTTGCCACCTCCGGTGCTCCCTCCAACACCACCATGACCATGGACGCGTTGGTCCCTTGCAGGAACAACCAACCTGATGAACCAAACAGTAGCCTTATGATAGACTCTGTAGATACCGTGCCAGGAGTCCTCGGCAGTTCTGGCACGGGCATGATCAATGGGTGCTCCACTCGAGTGGGGTCGTGCAGCGCTACCGCGACCCACAACGAGGACACCCGCCGACTGGGAAAACACAAGGCGGGCGTTGCACGTGTACCTGCTACACCCGAGTGCAGATCCCCCAGCGTGAGCGGTAGTGCCACGTTTGGGATGGATAGCCAGCAAGCCACACTTGATACTAAGGGAAGCGACCGTGACTCAGTTTGTCACAGTAGACCACAGGCAAGCTCTC
Protein-coding regions in this window:
- the LOC133715311 gene encoding transcription factor UNE10 yields the protein MSQCVPSWDLDNSSPSPPPRLSLRSHSNSTAPDVPMLDYEVAELTWENGQVAMHGLGLPRLPSKPASWDKPRATGTLESIVNQATCTLPRFSKPPFDNTITSATGGGAKEVVTWFDHLRRVATSGAPSNTTMTMDALVPCRNNQPDEPNSSLMIDSVDTVPGVLGSSGTGMINGCSTRVGSCSATATHNEDTRRLGKHKAGVARVPATPECRSPSVSGSATFGMDSQQATLDTKGSDRDSVCHSRPQREESDEEERKKRSTGKSSVSTKRSRAAAIHNQSERKRRDKINQRMKTLQKLVPNSSKTDKASMLDEVIEYLKQLQAQVHVISRMNIPAMMLPMAMQQQLQMSMMAPRNMGMGIGMGMGMGMGMGMGMDMNNIGRPNIGGVPPVLHPTAFMPMASWDGSACGAERLQAASTTVMPDPLPAFLACQSQPMSTMDAYSMMAAMYQQFHQQPAASSSKS